From a single Notolabrus celidotus isolate fNotCel1 chromosome 7, fNotCel1.pri, whole genome shotgun sequence genomic region:
- the LOC117816147 gene encoding long-chain fatty acid transport protein 1-like, with protein MNLMSGFIALLIMFGAARLLSLPWLCSLLAGLGLCMVCRGSWKFIHIAVCTIRRDLMCLYVILRVRISMYRNLRNRSTIPALFAQMVSKHPDKPALIYEATGEVWTFRELQQQCHAVAHWALAQGWVEGDVVALFMESQPLVVALWLGLSMVGVEAALINHNLRQKSLLHCVSVSGARAMVFGSEMREAVLRVRDSLQPNMLLFISGERDDGENLCSLQIQSLDTLLDRSPKHPPNHTLRKEFNDKLFYIYTSGTTGMPKAAVVVHSRYYRIASFGFHSFGLQNKDVIYNCLPLYHSAGTIMGVGQCLLFGVTVVVKRKFSASRFWDDCVKHNCSVILYIGEICRYLLAQPVRPSEAHHKVRVAVGNGLRPSVWEEFVRRFRIRRVGEFYGATECNCSLINIDGKVGACGFNSRILPSFYPIRLVRLQEESGELFRDPQGLCVPCQPGEPGMLVGRINCTDPLRRFDGYIDDESTSKKIAHNVFRMGDSVYVSGDVLVMDEYGYMYFKDRSGDTFRWRGENVSTAEVEGVLSGLLGHADVAVYGVTVPGVEGKAGMAAVAHAGGQFDLNTFLSAVQKALPSYARPVFLRLMPSVDTTGTFKIQKTRLQREGYEPRESSEEIYFLNSRAERYEEVTDELYTDIMEGRVSL; from the exons ATGAATCTGATGAGTGGTTTCATTGCGCTCCTTATCATGTTTGGGGCTGCTCGGCTGCTCTCCCTCCCCTGGCTCTGCAGCCTGTTGGCAGGTCTGGGGCTCTGCATGGTCTGCAGAGGCTCATGGAAGTTTATACATATTGCTGTATGCACCATCAGAAGAGACCTGAT GTGTCTGTATGTTATCCTACGAGTGAGGATCTCCATGTACCGTAATCTACGTAATAGAAGCaccatccctgctctgtttgcCCAGATGGTGTCAAAGCACCCAGATAAACCCGCTCTGATCTACGAGGCAACAGGAGAG GTGTGGACTTTCAGGGAGCTCCAGCAGCAGTGCCATGCTGTGGCTCACTGGGCTCTGGCACAGGGCTGGGTAGAGGGAGATGTGGTGGCCTTGTTCATGGAGAGCCAGCCTTTAGTGGTGGCTCTGTGGTTGGGTTTGTCCATGGTTGGTGTGGAGGCTGCACTCATCAACCACAACCTACGACAGAAGTCGCTGCTGCACTGCGTCAGTGTGTCTGGAGCTCGGGCCATGGTGTTCGGGTCTGAGATGAGAGAAG CGGTGCTCAGGGTCAGAGACTCCTTGCAGCCCAACATGCTGTTGTTCATCAGCGGTGAGCGGGATGATGGAGAGAACCTCTGCAGCCTCCAAATCCAGAGCCTGGACACCCTGCTGGATCGCTCACCCAAACACCCGCCAAACCACACACTCAGAAAGGAATTCAACG ataAACTCTTCTACATCTACACTTCTGGAACAACAGGAATGCCAAAGGCAGCTGTGGTGGTGCACAGCCG gtaTTATCGCATTGCTTCTTTTGGTTTCCACTCGTTTGGTTTGCAGAATAAAGACGTCATCTATAACTGCCTGCCGCTGTATCACTCTGCAG GCACCATCATGGGTGTAGGTCAGTGTTTACTCTTCGGTGTGACTGTTGTGGTTAAGAGGAAGTTCTCCGCCAGCCGCTTCTGGGACGACTGCGTCAAACACAACTGCTCT GTGATTCTGTATATAGGTGAGATCTGCCGTTACTTGTTGGCCCAACCTGTCCGTCCATCTGAGGCTCATCACAAAGTGCGGGTTGCTGTCGGTAACGGCCTCCGTCCGTCTGTGTGGGAGGAGTTTGTCCGGAGATTCAGAATCCGGCGAGTTGGTGAATTTTATGGCGCCACAGAGTGTAACTGCAGCTTGATAAACATAGACGGAaag GTGGGGGCGTGTGGATTCAACAGTCGCATCCTTCCAAGTTTTTACCCCATCAGACTGGtcaggctgcaggaggagagcggAGAGCTGTTCAGGGATCCACAGGGACTCTGTGTGCCGTGTCAGCCTG GTGAGCCAGGTATGTTGGTGGGACGAATAAACTGCACTGATCCTCTCAGGAGATTTGACGGCTACATCGATGATGAGTCCACCAGTAAGAAGATAGCTCACAATGTCTTCAGGATGGGAGACTCAGTCTATGTCTCAG gTGATGTGCTGGTAATGGATGAATACGGCTACATGTATTTTAAAGACCGCAGCGGCGACACATTTCGTTGGCGAGGGGAGAACGTTTCCActgcagaggtggagggagtCCTCAGCGGCCTGCTGGGACATGCTGATGTGGCTGTTTATGGAGTTACTGTGCCAG GTGTGGAGGGTAAAGCCGGTATGGCAGCAGTTGCTCACGCAGGAGGCCAGTTTGACCTCAACACTTTCTTGTCTGCCGTACAGAAAGCCCTGCCATCCTACGCGCGCCCCGTCTTCCTACGACTCATGCCATCTGTTGACACTACAG GTACCTTCAAAATCCAGAAGACTCGGCTGCAGAGGGAAGGATACGAGCCTCGAGAGTCGAGTGAGGAGATTTATTTTCTGAACAGTCGTGCCGAGCGTTACGAGGAGGTGACTGATGAACTTTACACTGATATCATGGAGGGAAGAGTGAGTCTTTGA
- the LOC117815249 gene encoding adhesion G protein-coupled receptor E1: MGSGKELLLYVVLCLLEKCASECPLGFNLQDDECTDNNECAGHPDPCGKYTKCINTNGSFYCHCLEGYSNIRGAVNFTGLDGQCQDINECSVPNKCGHGANCTNTIGGFKCTCRLGYANSSVGCVDINECNEAVVRSEEICGANGTCKNLNGTYWCKCDKGFTSFGNDRTPCSALDCNTFSADILPSQSLGGLADILSMMRNSCLALSNPTTASGGRSDGEALLEKLFTATDAILSPDQLESSEDVSGLLGAVENSIRVIGPQLKRNRTRIETNKTDAEIAVQRGQTQPTGPVHLSSENASLDTDWSTAAGAGAYPGFAMAALLSYKNLERSVNGSFEELSGLKKNGVDPLFQIFSRVVSVVVSNPSPQNLSRPVNITLRHLGTEESSEVSYVCAYWSERGAWSTDGCYQQQSNTSHTTCTCEHLSSFAVLMARYPMKHTFGLQLMTKIGLIISLLCLILCILTFKFCRSIQGTRTTIHLHLCVCLFLADLMFLAGISQTQPVAGCRFVAAMLHFFFLGVFTWMLLEGVQLYRMVVLVFNATIRPLYLYLTGYGAPLVILIISAIIRPGGYGTDEHCWLSLNDGLIWSFFGPVCFIIILNIFFFIITVWKLAQKFTSLNPDLSKLHKIRAFTVTAIAQMCILGLMWVFGAFLFEQGPIVVAYIFTILNSLQGALVFIMHCLLSKQVRDEYAHFLSCICTPEKKRYSGFSSTNPSSSQSQASRSGNNTGESQI; encoded by the exons ACAATAATGAGTGCGCAGGTCACCCAGATCCATGTGGGAAATACACAAAGTGCATCAACACGAATGGAAGCTTCTACTGTCATTGTCTGGAAGGATACAGTAACATCAGAGGAGCCGTTAACTTCACAGGGCTGGATGGACAGTGTCaag ACATCAACGAGTGCAGCGTTCCTAATAAATGCGGTCATGGTGCAAATTGTACGAACACGATTGGGGGATTCAAGTGCACCTGCCGTCTTGGGTACGCCAACAGCTCTGTTGGCTGCGTGG ACATCAATGAATGCAACGAAGCTGTAGTAAGGAGTGAAGAAATCTGTGGAGCAAACGGGACCTGTAAaaatctcaatgggacttactGGTGCAAATGTGACAAAGGATTCACTAGCTTTGGCAATGACAGGACCCCATGCTCCG CGCTCGACTGTAACACCTTCAGTGCGGACATTCTGCCCTCACAG TCGCTCGGAGGCCTGGCAGACATTTTGTCCATGATGAGAAACAGCTGCTTGGCTCTGTCCAACCCGACTACCGCTAGTGGAGGGAGGTCAGATGGAGAGGCTCTCCTGGAG AAACTCTTCACAGCGACTGACGCCATCCTGTCCCCGGATCAGCTGGAAAGCAGCGAGGACGTGAGCGGACTGCTGGGAGCTGTGGAGAACTCCATTAGAGTAATTGGCCCACAGCTCAAACGCAACCGCACCAGGATAGAGACCAACAAGACAG ACGCAGAGATTGCAGTGCAAAGGGGACAGACTCAACCCACAGGACCCGTCCATCTGAGCAGTGAGAACGCTAGTCTAGACACTGATTGGTCAACAGCTGCTGGGGCAGGAGCATACCCTG GTTTTGCTATGGCCGCATTATTGAGCTACAAGAACCTGGAGCGGTCTGTGAACGGCTCCTTTGAGGAGCTCTCAGGACTTAAGAAAAATGGCGTTGATCCCTTGTTTCAGATCTTCTCCAGAGTGGTGTCGGTCGTGGTCTCCAACCCTTCCCCCCAGAACCTGAGCCGCCCCGTTAACATCACCCTCAGACATCTG GGCACAGAGGAGTCCTCTGAGGTGAGCTACGTCTGTGCATACTGGAGTGAGAGAGGAGCCTGGTCCACAGATGGTTGCTATCAGCAGCAGTCGAACACCTCACACACCACGTGTACATGTGAGCACCTCAGCAGCTTTGCAGTGCTCATGGCACGCTACCCTATGAAG CACACCTTTGGCCTCCAGCTGATGACCAAGATAGGGCTGATCATCTCCCTGCTGTGCCTCATCCTCTGCATCCTCACGTTCAAGTTCTGCCGCTCCATACAAGGGACCCGAACCaccatccacctccacctctGCGTCTGCCTCTTCCTGGCTGACCTCATGTTCCTGGCTGGCATCTCACAAACTCAACCTGTG GCCGGCTGCAGGTTTGTTGCCGCCATgctccatttcttcttcttgggGGTGTTCACCTGGATGCTGTTGGAGGGGGTGCAGCTGTACCGCATGGTAGTCCTGGTGTTTAATGCCACCATCCGGCCCCTGTATTTATACCTGACCGGTTACGGAGCGCCTCTTGTTATCCTCATTATATCTGCCATCATTAGGCCAGGGGGATACGGCACTGACGAGCA CTGCTGGCTGTCTCTGAATGACGGCCTCATCTGGAGCTTCTTCGGCCCCGTGTGCTTCATCATCATCCTTaacatcttcttcttcatcatcactgTTTGGAAGCTCGCCCAGAAGTTCACCAGCCTCAACCCAGACCTCTCCAAACTACACAAAATCAG agctTTCACAGTGACAGCTATCGCCCAGATGTGTATACTGGGTCTGATGTGGGTGTTCGGGGCCTTCCTGTTTGAACAGGGCCCCATAGTGGTGGCGTATATCTTCACTATCCTGAAcagcctgcagggggcgctggTCTTCATCATGCATTGTTTGCTGTCTAAACAG GTGAGAGATGAGTATGCACACTTCCTGTCCTGCATCTGCacaccagagaagaagagatacTCAGGCTTCAGCAGTACAAATCCCTCCAGTAGTCAGTCGCAG GCTTCTCGGAGTGGAAATAACACAGGAGAATCCCAGATATGA